The sequence GGACATATGCATACTGGGTTACTACATTCTTTCGGTATACATCAAACATTCTCCCTCAATGTCAAATTCACAGTGTTcacaaaaagtatttacacACCATTGCACGTATTATAACATTAacacattaattaattatatccaAGTATGACAAATTTCCTATCATTCAGTACTACtttcatataattaaaactttaataaataaaacgaaatatacaACTCCATTAAAAAGGCGCTTCATTAAGAAATGATGTGCAGATACTTTTTGGAGTCACTgtaaattagttttaatatataactatCTTATTCCTTTTGCATGACACTTCCAGGAATGGGCTGATCAAAACGTCCAAAGTCTGATTACGTATATcatgatatatatttcaatcggTTTCAACGTTTTTCTAATATGTTACATAGGTGAAATATTGACAGAACAGGTATCAGGCACATATTAATGTATGACATAAATGCAACAGATCAAAATCGTGATAACGAttaacgaaattgaatttttcacagAGCAAAAAGGTTGGTGAAGTAGTTTATATGACAAACTGGTATTACTTACCGGAAAAAACAATCCTCGACTTGATTTTGATCATCGCGCGATCTGGTGTGCTCGTACAAATCACTGCTGGAAAGATGGTTCACATGTCCGTCTACACATTCGGTGATGTAAGTCATTTTGATTCTCATATTTATACCTGTGTGTCCGTCTACGTGAAATATTCTCATTTCAGGTGATAAAAACCGGTTTCGCATATTTGAATCTCCTACGACAAATAACATGATTAAATACACTaccaattaatttttgaattgtGTAACTTTTTGTAAacgatattgtaaaatttggaaTACAAACAATAGCAACACAGAAGCTGCATCATATGCACcagaattttatacatttaatgtacatatacatgtattttatatttattatattcttatttgttTCTGTCATTACCAATTATTTTCCTCGCATTACTATCTTCTCAATTCCAATACTTGAAAATGCTGACGGAATTCTCCATTGTTTTGAGgcagtgaaatatttttcttactgGTCGCCTCTGCAGTTTGTCCGCCTTTCTCGAGATCCGAAGACACTTCCTTTTTCCACCTAATTGGCTGACTCCTATGCTAATTCAGCCAGTTAGGGATTTGTCTATTGTTCTCGTTGCACTCCGTACTCCCTGCACTCTTAGCGTGCTTCTTACAGATCGCAGTACGACTTGGTGGAGAAACTTGTTTCTGTACATTTGATGACGCAGAAGAACTTCTTTCTGGCCAGAACCACTTGATGCGATCTATCTTTAATCACCAGATTTTTGACAGGTGGGCCCTTTAGAAACTCGAGATTTATTACACTCGCAAATGCTATTGAGGCTGATGAAAAAACTTGAATGGAAAAATACATAGACGTGAAACCAACCAAAGCGACGGAtagaaaactgaaaaaattTTCTCGCAGGCGCGAGTCTCATAAATCTTGACACAAAAAAGTTTGGTTTTTACTTACTCTTGCCGTCGGCCACCACACCATGGGTCCAGATATTGCtctattcatattttcaatttttgttacattttaatgaagCATCACACGacttatatctacataacagtattttcttatatgtttatatacacACGAAACAAATTAACAAAGCTTCGTACAAAAAGATGGATCATCCTGTATATATGACGATAGCTTCATATACAaactatttttcaaaatgttacCCACGCACGaacttaaatagaaatttgtttcactgAAGTTTCTAACGACTACTTTATATtaggtattttatttctgcataatatatgaattatacgCACTTTTCCATAAATGTCGCATCAATGCATCAAAAATCGCAACCTACTCATATCGTTTTATCATCTTCGGTAACAAACTATTAATGCTGATAAAATTTGACATCTTTTCAGAAGATATGAATGTACTTATTTCTAGGAATGGTCCGATCATGATGTTCGAAGCCTCACCTCTTATTTCGTAATATGCGCATCACTCACTTTCAATACATTTGTACTATGTTATATCGGCGAATTACTAATAGAACAGGTACCAGAGACACGTTAACGCGAAGATATCTAGCGATCAATACGGAGGAATCCACGACTAATCGAATGAATTGTTGACAGTGCATGAAATTCGGTGAGAGTTTATATGACAAATTGGTATTTCTTACCTAGAAAAAGGATCCTCGAGTTGATTTAGAAAATCTCACGATCGAGTGTGGTCATTCAATCATCGCAGCAAAATTAATTCACATGTCCATACACACGTTCGCTGATATAAGTCAGATCATAATCTGTTATCTACGTATatgcatttttctttccaaactataatatttgcTATTCCAGGTGATGAGATTGGCATTTGCGTATCTTAATATACTGTGTCAAATGACATAACTAAATTCATTTCTTATGAATTTCttacttatataattttgcagataaaatcgtagaaattgaaatataaagaatgaTAACATACTTTAATGTCTTATAATTCtatcaatatgtatattcttcttaaattttattctttctttgaGATTTTTCATtggtattataattattgataatattttcttcgtatcaaATGAAACAATGTCAGACGATATTCGTTCGACAATATCAAGTCAAATCTTCGGGATGGCATTACAAAGCAACGACATTAAAGCACTGACGAATCCGACTATAAGCTTTTGTGACATAACGCAAATCCATTAAAAAAAGTTTGAGTATACAGTGAAGATGCACTTAGCGTGCACGCGATTCcgagaaataatttccaagtttATTCTACTATTCTGAAACAACTCCAACAGACTAGAATCGATCAGCGAATAAGTACCTAAAAAACTTGCGCCGCAGTCCCCACGCACTGTCTTTTGATGCATTAATAGTCAGTTCGATCGTAATGACGACTACAGTTCACGATGACGAATCAGTCCGTGACAATAGGAGCAAACCCTAAGACCAACAGTGACTACGGTCTTCAATTGAATCGATGGTTCCTAAAACCAATCGGTGTATGGCCATCGTCTCCCTCTACTACGAGATTCGAGAAGATAGTTTCGATTACATTAAACGTCATTTGCTGCACTTCGATAATACTCACTACGGTTCCTTGTTTGATGCGCATGTTTCTAGAAGACGAGagtatttatttgaaactgaAGTCGCTAGGTCCCGTGAGTCATTGGGTCGTCAGTGGTGCGAATTACACTACTTTACTACTGCGGAGCAAAGATATACGTCAGTGCATGGAACACATGGAAGCTGACTGGCAAACAGCGACCAGAGAGAAGGATCAATGGGTGATGCTAAAGAACGCGAAATTCGGTCGCTATGTAGCAGCTTCGTGCGCTATTTTTATGCAGAGTGGCGTTATGTGCTTTATTTTCGTCACAGCAANTGGATACAGTGGAGATTCAAATTGGAAACGAGACGAGGATTTTACACGTGCTACCTTGTGCAGTATACAAGAAGCTGATAAACGTCGATGAAAGTCCAACGAACGAAATCGTGCTCTTCTTGCAAGCGTGGTGTACTATTATTGCGAACTCCAGTACAGTTGGAATGTTCAGTCTTGCAGCTGTTATGGCTGCTCATGCATGCGGTCAGCTGAATGTAGTTATGGTATGGATCACTGAATTCGTGAACGAACCGAAGAAGGCAGATGGTCCTAAGGGCATAGGAGTTATCGTAGAACGACATTTGAGGACGCTGAAGTAAGATTATTCGTATTCTTGTTTGTTGGTTTCGTGTTAGTGAACACTGTGattatattacgtaataattacAGTTTCATTGGATACATCGAGAAGTTGATGAACCGAGTATAttttttcgagatatttagATGCACGATGAACATATGCATACTGGGTTACTACATTCTTTCGGTATACATCAAACATTCTCCCTTAATATCAAATTCACACTATTCACAAAAAGTATATGCACATCATTGCACGCATTATAACATTTacacattaattaattagatccaaatatgataaatttccTATCATTCAATACTACtttcatataattaaaactttgataaataaaacgaaatatacaACCCCATTAAAAGGGCGCTTCATTAGGAAATAATGTGCAGATACTTTTTGGTGTCACTgtaaattagttttaatatataactatCTTATTCCTTTTGCGTGACACTTCCAGGAATGGGCTGATCAAAACGTTAAAAGTCTGGTTACGTATATCATGATATACATTTCAATCGGTTTCAACGTTTTTCTAATATGTTACATAGGTGAAATATTGACAGAACAGGTATCAGGCGCatattaatgtataacataAATGCAACAGATCAAAATCGTGATAACGActaacgaaattgaatttttcacagAGTAAGAAGGTTGGTGAAGTAGTTTATATGACAAACTGGTATTACTTACCCGATAAAACAATCCTCGACTTGATTTTGATCATCGCGCGATCTGGTGTGGTCGTTCAAATCACTGCTGGAAAGATGGTTCACATGTCCGTCTACACATTCGGTGATGTAAGTCATTTTGATCCTCATATTTATATCTGTGTCCGTCTCCATGAAATATTCTCATTTCAGGTGGTAAAGACCGGTTTCGCGTATTTGAATCTCTTACGACAAATAACATGATTAAATATActactaattaattttttaattatgtaactttttgtacacgatattataaaatttagaatacaAATAATAGCAACACAGAATCTGGATCTAATGCACtggaattttatacatttaatgtacatatacgtgtattttatatttcttatatccTTACTTGTTCCTCTCATTACTCATTATTTTCCTCGCATTACTATCTTCTCAATTTCACATCTATTCCAATACTTGATGGTGCTGACGGAATTCTCCATTGTTTTGAGGCAGGTATAAAATGCATTATACCgcgaaaagaatgaaattatatcaCATCATTAACATATTGATTGCCACAAGTGACTTTCTAATGACGTCATAGTGGCCACTGTTGACCGGCGATACCAGAATAGAAgtatttacattaaatgtataattgtACTTGTAAAGTGTTTAATACTTTTGATGTTACAGTAAATACCTTTATCAGTTTTATTCTTCACAcagttacaaattttatcgtGCATATaccgaagaaatatttccatccTAACGGTACAAGTTAACAC comes from Bombus pyrosoma isolate SC7728 linkage group LG2, ASM1482585v1, whole genome shotgun sequence and encodes:
- the LOC122573801 gene encoding odorant receptor 4-like, whose product is MTNQSVTIGANPKTNSDYGLQLNRWFLKPIGVWPSSPSTTRFEKIVSITLNVICCTSIILTTVPCLMRMFLEDESIYLKLKSLGPVSHWVVSGANYTTLLLRSKDIRQCMEHMEADWQTATREKDQWVMLKNAKFGRYVAASCAIFMQSGVMCFIFVGNETRILHVLPCAVYKKLINVDESPTNEIVLFLQAWCTIIANSSTVGMFSLAAVMAAHACGQLNVVMVWITEFVNEPKKADGPKGIGVIVERHLRTLNFIGYIEKLMNRVYFFEIFRCTMNICILGYYILSEWADQNVKSLVTYIMIYISIGFNVFLICYIGEILTEQSKKVGEVVYMTNWYYLPDKTILDLILIIARSGVVVQITAGKMVHMSVYTFGDVVKTGFAYLNLLRQIT